Proteins found in one Mustela lutreola isolate mMusLut2 chromosome 10, mMusLut2.pri, whole genome shotgun sequence genomic segment:
- the MYCL gene encoding protein L-Myc, producing the protein MCLCAGCRAARSRRGAGPLQVAGCGSKGADMDFDSYQHYFYDYDCGEDFYRSTAPSEDIWKKFELVPSPPTSPPWGSGPGAGDSAPGIGPPEPWPGGGAGEEAESRGHSKAWGRNYASIIRRDCMWSGFSARERLERAVSDRLAAGAPRGNPPKAPAAPDCAPSLEAGNPAPAAPGPLGEPKTQACSGSESPSDSEGEEIDVVTVEKRQSLGVRKPVTITVRADPLDPCMKHFHISIHQQQHNYAARFPPESCSQGGAPERGPQEEALERDVPEEKEEEADEEIVSPPPVESEAPQSCHPKPVSSDTEDVTKRKNHNFLERKRRNDLRSRFLALRDQVPTLASCSKAPKVVILSKALEYLQALVGAEKRMATEKRQLRCRQQQLQKRIAYLSGY; encoded by the exons ATGTGCCTGTGTGCGGGCTGCCGGGCTGCCCGGAGCCGGCGGGGAGCCGGTCCGCTCCAGGTGGCGGGCTGCGGGAGCAAG GGAGCGGACATGGACTTCGACTCGTACCAGCACTATTTCTACGACTATGACTGCGGGGAAGATTTCTACCGCTCCACGGCGCCCAGTGAGGACATCTGGAAGAAATTCGAGCTGGTGCCGTCGCCCCCCACGTCGCCGCCCTGGGGCTCGGGTCCAGGCGCCGGGGACTCAGCCCCTGGAATTGGTCCCCCGGAGCCTTGGCCCGGGGGGGGCGCCGGGGAAGAGGCGGAATCCCGGGGCCATTCGAAAGCTTGGGGCAGGAACTACGCCTCCATCATCCGTCGTGACTGCATGTGGAGCGGCTTCTCCGCCCGGGAACGACTAGAGAGAGCGGTGAGCGACCGGCTTGCCGCCGGCGCACCCCGGGGGAACCCGCCCAAGGCGCCCGCCGCCCCAGACTGCGCTCCCAGCCTCGAAGCCGGCAACCCGGCTCCCGCTGCCCCCGGTCCGCTGGGCGAGCCCAAGACCCAGGCCTGCTCGGGGTCCGAGAGCCCAAGCGACTCGG AGGGTGAAGAAATTGACGTTGTGACAGTGGAGAAGAGACAGTCCCTGGGTGTACGGAAGCCAGTCACCATCACGGTGCGGGCAGACCCTTTGGACCCCTGCATGAAACACTTCCACATCTCCATCCATCAGCAACAGCACAACTACGCCGCCCGTTTTCCTCCGGAAAGCTGTTCCCAAGGAGGGGCTCCAGAGAGAGGTCCCCAAGAAGAGGCTCTGGAGAGAGATGtcccagaggaaaaggaagaagaggcagaTGAAGAGATCGTGAGTCCCCCACCTGTAGAAAGCGAGGCTCCCCAGTCCTGCCACCCCAAACCCGTCAGTTCCGACACTGAGGATGTGACCAAGAGGAAGAACCACAACTTCCTGGAGCGCAAACGGCGGAATGACCTCCGTTCTCGGTTCTTGGCCCTGAGGGACCAGGTACCCACCTTGGCCAGCTGCTCCAAGGCCCCCAAAGTGGTGATCCTGAGCAAGGCCTTGGAATACTTGCAAGCCCTGGTGGGGGCCGAGAAGAGGATGGCCACGGAGAAGAGGCAGCTCCGATGCCGGCAGCAGCAGCTGCAGAAGAGAATTGCATACCTCAGCGGCTACTAA